One region of Catenuloplanes indicus genomic DNA includes:
- a CDS encoding DUF6069 family protein gives MRTLTLRAGARVPVVAAEWHDAFAVVTRGRVRLELRDGTPGPLLGRDAAFWLRGTGVRALRNPGRRTATLRVITLRRTGMTSMNTARPAWRRLAGTGLAATFAAAVATTLAAALARAAGVGLDIDGEAIPLPGFALVTGVCSLAGVVIAAALRRWSVRPAARFVRITTALTAISLIPPFLVGADTATVAALVALHLIPAAVMIPALARTLRTG, from the coding sequence GTGCGCACCCTCACGCTGCGCGCCGGTGCCCGCGTCCCGGTGGTCGCGGCGGAGTGGCACGACGCGTTCGCCGTCGTGACGCGCGGCCGGGTGCGGCTGGAACTGCGCGACGGCACCCCCGGCCCGCTCCTCGGCCGCGACGCCGCCTTCTGGCTCCGCGGCACCGGCGTCCGCGCGCTGCGCAACCCCGGCCGCCGCACGGCCACCCTGCGTGTCATCACCCTCAGGAGGACCGGCATGACCAGCATGAACACCGCCCGGCCGGCCTGGCGTCGCCTCGCCGGGACGGGCCTCGCCGCCACGTTCGCCGCGGCCGTGGCCACCACGCTCGCGGCCGCGCTGGCCCGGGCCGCCGGGGTCGGTCTCGACATCGACGGCGAGGCCATCCCGTTGCCCGGCTTCGCCCTGGTGACCGGCGTCTGCTCGCTCGCCGGTGTGGTCATCGCGGCCGCGCTGCGGCGGTGGAGCGTCCGTCCCGCCGCGCGTTTCGTCCGGATCACCACGGCGCTGACCGCGATCTCGCTGATCCCGCCGTTCCTCGTCGGCGCGGACACGGCGACCGTCGCGGCCCTGGTCGCGCTGCACCTGATCCCGGCAGCGGTGATGATCCCGGCCCTGGCCCGCACGCTCCGCACCGGCTGA
- a CDS encoding M14 family zinc carboxypeptidase yields MRSPGKILTGLLIAGLGVTALPSTAVAAPPDPVTRDFGNGPERNEIAAAPADAPPSTAAAERTADRHGGGYPRQTRLRVYPENPADKSIKLGLVPYHGIAPRLNALQTASNRVSAEVIGQSVLGRDLYLVTVTAPESAAETRRQSEWRRLIEDDPVRAARDRALKRDYKAPIWINANIHGNEWEGTDGSLRLIEQLATATDAATTAMLRRTRVYFTVTNNPDGRIAGTRANGAGFDINRDHVTSSQPESRAVRAVAIDAQPLVMLDEHGYTGTTLIEPCTPPHGQNYEYDLYLPHAYRNALGMERRVNALGQAVDIPFRDYAPGDWDDWPPIFTPMYAMYHGAIGHTVEIPLRVNNADYDALPAAELQRRAALNTSVVEATIRGALEYTSANRESLIAGQIEQFRRGWAGEPLRDVPDEFVPGYGPEDRYKTEFPRAYVIPAGSPAAARLVDHLVAHDIRVGRASRGFVLSGRSYAAGTYVVDMHQPKRGLANAMLEAGRDISALVPQMYDISGWSHRLLWGAPVSIVRRGTLPGGLHPVTVAAPTGAVPAGRGDVLLTLTDAADVRALNALLDRGVPVRRLADGTVVVPRRAAAEIAATYGVRFTAAPRGATGVPLTRPVIAAAAAADELLVLRDLGFEVRPVSTSALNAGASLAGVSALYVSSGLSWSMLNPGAKTQVASVRAVITRGVTGARFNSEAGLLAVTAVAGRSDANGVVSVLNGPGPVGTTALPHSFVYSPLWFTGLGAGVVAEQRYAATPLVAGHWRASDDGTGGPADAAGQAAVVSGVSATGTATVLFGTEPLFRAHPKGLYPQVASAILWSVTASVTTH; encoded by the coding sequence GTGCGCTCACCGGGCAAGATCCTCACCGGGCTGCTGATCGCGGGTCTCGGTGTCACCGCGCTGCCATCGACGGCGGTCGCCGCCCCGCCGGATCCGGTCACCCGCGACTTCGGCAACGGGCCGGAGCGCAACGAGATCGCGGCCGCACCGGCCGACGCGCCGCCGAGCACGGCCGCCGCGGAACGGACCGCGGACCGGCACGGCGGCGGCTACCCGCGGCAGACCCGGCTGCGCGTCTACCCGGAGAACCCGGCCGACAAGTCGATCAAGCTGGGGCTGGTGCCGTACCACGGGATCGCGCCCCGGCTGAACGCGCTGCAGACCGCGAGCAACCGCGTCTCCGCCGAGGTGATCGGCCAGTCCGTGCTCGGCCGGGACCTCTACCTGGTCACCGTCACCGCACCGGAGAGCGCGGCCGAGACGCGCCGGCAGTCGGAGTGGCGGCGGCTGATCGAGGACGACCCGGTCCGGGCCGCGCGCGACCGCGCGCTGAAGCGCGACTACAAGGCGCCGATCTGGATCAACGCGAACATCCACGGCAACGAATGGGAGGGTACGGACGGCTCGCTGCGCCTGATCGAGCAGCTCGCCACCGCGACGGACGCCGCCACCACCGCCATGCTGCGCCGCACCCGGGTCTACTTCACCGTCACCAACAACCCGGATGGCCGGATCGCCGGTACCAGGGCGAACGGCGCCGGCTTCGACATCAACCGGGACCACGTCACGTCGTCGCAGCCGGAGTCCCGGGCCGTGCGCGCGGTCGCGATCGACGCGCAGCCGCTGGTCATGCTGGACGAGCACGGCTACACCGGCACCACGCTGATCGAGCCGTGCACGCCGCCGCACGGCCAGAACTACGAGTACGACCTCTACCTGCCGCACGCCTACCGGAACGCGCTCGGCATGGAACGCCGGGTCAACGCGCTCGGCCAGGCCGTCGACATCCCGTTCCGCGACTACGCGCCCGGCGACTGGGACGACTGGCCACCGATCTTCACCCCGATGTACGCGATGTACCACGGCGCGATCGGCCACACCGTGGAGATCCCGCTGCGGGTCAACAACGCGGACTACGACGCGCTGCCGGCCGCGGAGCTGCAACGTCGCGCCGCGCTCAACACGTCCGTCGTGGAGGCGACGATCCGCGGTGCGCTGGAGTACACGTCCGCGAACCGGGAGTCGCTGATCGCCGGCCAGATCGAGCAGTTCCGCCGCGGCTGGGCCGGTGAGCCGCTGCGCGACGTCCCGGACGAGTTCGTGCCCGGGTACGGCCCGGAGGACCGCTACAAGACCGAGTTCCCGCGCGCGTACGTGATCCCGGCCGGTTCCCCGGCCGCCGCGCGCCTGGTGGACCACCTGGTGGCGCACGACATCCGGGTCGGCCGGGCGTCCCGCGGCTTCGTGCTGTCCGGGCGGTCCTACGCCGCGGGCACCTACGTCGTCGACATGCATCAGCCCAAGCGCGGCCTGGCGAACGCGATGCTGGAGGCCGGCCGGGACATCTCCGCGCTGGTGCCGCAGATGTACGACATCTCCGGCTGGTCGCACCGGCTGCTCTGGGGCGCGCCGGTCTCGATCGTCCGGCGCGGCACGCTGCCGGGCGGCCTGCACCCGGTCACGGTCGCTGCTCCCACCGGTGCGGTGCCGGCCGGCCGCGGGGACGTGTTGCTCACGCTCACCGACGCGGCCGACGTCCGCGCGCTGAACGCGCTGCTGGACCGCGGTGTCCCGGTCCGCCGGCTCGCGGACGGCACGGTCGTGGTGCCGCGCCGGGCGGCCGCCGAGATCGCCGCCACCTACGGCGTGCGGTTCACCGCCGCGCCGCGCGGTGCCACCGGAGTCCCGCTCACCCGCCCGGTGATCGCCGCCGCCGCGGCCGCGGACGAGCTGCTGGTCCTGCGTGACCTCGGCTTCGAGGTCCGGCCGGTCTCCACCTCGGCGCTGAACGCGGGCGCGTCGCTGGCCGGCGTCTCCGCGCTGTACGTCTCGTCCGGTCTGTCCTGGTCCATGTTGAATCCCGGCGCCAAGACGCAGGTCGCGTCCGTGCGCGCGGTGATCACCCGCGGCGTCACCGGTGCCCGGTTCAACAGCGAGGCCGGGCTGCTCGCGGTCACCGCGGTCGCCGGCCGCTCCGACGCGAACGGCGTGGTGTCCGTGCTCAACGGCCCTGGCCCGGTCGGCACGACCGCGCTGCCGCACTCGTTCGTCTACTCGCCGCTGTGGTTCACCGGGCTGGGCGCGGGGGTGGTGGCCGAGCAGCGGTACGCGGCAACACCGCTGGTCGCCGGCCATTGGCGCGCGTCCGACGACGGCACCGGCGGCCCGGCCGACGCGGCCGGCCAGGCCGCGGTCGTCTCCGGTGTCTCCGCCACCGGCACCGCGACCGTCCTGTTCGGCACGGAGCCGCTGTTCCGCGCCCACCCGAAGGGCCTGTATCCGCAGGTCGCGAGCGCGATCCTGTGGTCGGTGACGGCCTCGGTCACCACGCACTGA
- a CDS encoding MarR family winged helix-turn-helix transcriptional regulator: MGIADDAVQVRAQGWRTLAALYGLIDAALERALSSGHGLSVVEFTVLDALSRQDGFHMRMSQLARAAALSSSAATRLVNRLEDRGLLGRYLCQDDRRGIYSELTPAGRELLAKARPTHDEVLARALEEAGRTPELAPLVKALHQL; the protein is encoded by the coding sequence ATGGGGATCGCGGATGACGCGGTGCAGGTCCGGGCGCAGGGGTGGCGGACGCTCGCCGCGCTGTACGGGCTGATCGACGCGGCGCTGGAGCGGGCGCTGTCGTCCGGGCACGGGCTGTCCGTGGTCGAGTTCACGGTGCTGGACGCGCTGTCCCGGCAGGACGGCTTCCACATGCGGATGTCGCAGCTGGCGCGCGCGGCCGCGCTGTCGTCGAGCGCCGCGACCCGGCTGGTCAACCGGCTGGAGGATCGCGGGCTGCTGGGGCGCTATCTCTGCCAGGACGACCGCCGCGGGATCTACTCCGAGCTGACGCCGGCGGGGCGCGAGCTGCTGGCGAAGGCGCGGCCCACACACGACGAGGTGCTGGCGCGGGCGCTGGAGGAGGCCGGCCGGACGCCGGAGCTGGCACCACTGGTGAAGGCGCTGCACCAGCTGTAA
- a CDS encoding pentapeptide repeat-containing protein has protein sequence MPPSRRRAASAPSSAEPKPPKPPSTVEIAPGDPEPEGSYARLAYYDVDLSGRAAEALRFTQCRFRAADLSGARLDQLALTDCLVQNSNWANLTSDGGALTRVDLRDSRMTGLTITDGTLRDVRAEECRLDLSGWRFTRFEAVHFIGCNLTGADLTGADLRGARFTRCDLTGAQLHQADLTGTRFRACSLAGIGSPSQLRGAIVHETDLPALSHVLAAAMGITVDTEF, from the coding sequence GTGCCTCCGTCCCGCCGCCGCGCCGCCTCAGCACCCAGCTCCGCCGAGCCGAAGCCGCCGAAGCCGCCGTCCACCGTGGAGATCGCCCCCGGCGACCCGGAGCCGGAGGGCTCGTACGCCCGGCTCGCCTACTACGACGTCGACCTGTCCGGGCGCGCGGCCGAGGCGCTGCGGTTCACCCAGTGCCGGTTCCGCGCCGCCGACCTCTCCGGCGCCCGCCTGGACCAGCTCGCGCTGACCGACTGCCTGGTGCAGAACTCGAACTGGGCCAACCTGACCAGCGACGGCGGCGCACTCACCCGGGTCGACCTGCGCGACTCCCGGATGACCGGCCTCACGATCACCGACGGCACGCTGCGCGACGTGCGCGCCGAGGAGTGCCGGCTCGACCTCTCCGGCTGGCGCTTCACCCGCTTCGAGGCCGTCCACTTCATCGGCTGCAACCTGACCGGCGCCGACCTCACCGGCGCAGATCTGCGCGGCGCCCGTTTCACCCGCTGCGACCTCACCGGCGCCCAGCTCCACCAGGCCGACCTCACCGGCACCCGCTTCCGCGCCTGCTCCCTGGCCGGCATCGGCAGCCCCAGCCAGCTCCGCGGCGCGATCGTCCACGAAACCGACCTACCCGCCCTCTCCCACGTCCTCGCCGCCGCCATGGGCATCACGGTCGACACCGAGTTCTGA
- a CDS encoding MarR family winged helix-turn-helix transcriptional regulator, with protein sequence MDLELSQHHLAAGLARVAVAVRAADDDAPAAERTLAQQQVLLVLRRRDASCPLSELSKDLGMTTKSLLAAVETLVAEGLVAMGPAPSFSPAEMRLSLTEAGRAEPAEPMNWAADLLNGLHDLDALRRQHLLDVVTTKIRTMQAADQIPITKMCVTCRFFESYAYPGSGQPHHCWLVGSPFGHLDLRLRCPEAKPGEAMHVMLAPRDDD encoded by the coding sequence GTGGATCTCGAACTGTCGCAGCACCATCTGGCCGCCGGGCTCGCCCGGGTGGCGGTCGCGGTCCGCGCGGCCGACGACGACGCACCGGCGGCCGAACGCACGCTCGCCCAGCAGCAGGTGCTGCTGGTGTTGCGCCGGCGCGACGCCAGCTGCCCGCTGAGCGAGCTGTCCAAGGACCTCGGCATGACCACGAAGTCACTGCTCGCGGCCGTGGAGACGTTGGTCGCGGAGGGGCTGGTCGCGATGGGGCCGGCGCCGTCGTTCTCGCCGGCCGAGATGCGGCTGTCGCTGACCGAGGCCGGGCGTGCCGAGCCGGCCGAGCCGATGAACTGGGCCGCGGACCTGCTCAACGGGCTGCACGATCTGGACGCGCTGCGCCGCCAGCATCTGCTCGACGTGGTCACCACCAAGATCAGGACGATGCAGGCGGCCGACCAGATCCCGATCACGAAGATGTGTGTGACCTGCCGGTTCTTCGAGTCGTACGCGTACCCGGGCAGTGGCCAGCCGCATCACTGCTGGCTGGTCGGCAGCCCGTTCGGCCACCTGGACCTGCGGCTGCGCTGCCCGGAGGCGAAGCCGGGCGAGGCGATGCACGTGATGCTGGCCCCGCGCGACGACGATTGA
- a CDS encoding TIGR03557 family F420-dependent LLM class oxidoreductase translates to MKIGYFLSSEEFTPAELLEQARGAEQAGFEALWISDHYHPWVDAQGQSPFVWSMIGALSQVTTLPVTTAVTCPTVRIHPAVLAQAAATSAVLHNGRFVLGVGSGEALNEHILGDAWPNADTRLEMLEEAVEVMRKLWAHPDSFVDHEGKHYRVENARIYTMPEKPPAIYVSGFGPKAVDLAARIGDGYVSVMPDGDMVRRFRENGGGDKPAQGGFKACFAPTEDEAVEIAYRRWPNAGVPGELSQVLPSPKHFEQASEMVPKDKMREAHVCGSDPEAHLEQISAYAKAGFDEVYVSNIGPNWAGFFDLYREKVFPALKN, encoded by the coding sequence ATGAAGATCGGTTACTTCCTGTCCAGCGAGGAGTTCACGCCGGCCGAGCTGCTGGAGCAGGCGCGTGGCGCCGAGCAGGCCGGGTTCGAGGCGCTCTGGATCTCCGACCACTACCACCCGTGGGTGGACGCGCAGGGCCAGAGCCCGTTCGTCTGGTCCATGATCGGCGCACTCAGCCAGGTCACCACGCTGCCGGTCACCACGGCCGTGACCTGCCCGACCGTGCGCATCCACCCGGCCGTGCTGGCCCAGGCCGCGGCCACGTCCGCGGTGCTGCACAACGGGCGGTTCGTGCTCGGCGTCGGCTCCGGCGAGGCGCTCAACGAGCACATCCTCGGCGACGCGTGGCCGAACGCGGACACCCGCCTGGAGATGCTCGAGGAGGCGGTCGAGGTGATGCGCAAGCTGTGGGCGCACCCGGACTCGTTCGTCGACCACGAGGGCAAGCACTACCGGGTGGAGAACGCGCGGATCTACACGATGCCGGAGAAGCCACCGGCGATCTACGTGTCCGGCTTCGGGCCGAAGGCGGTGGACCTGGCCGCGCGGATCGGCGACGGCTACGTGAGCGTCATGCCGGACGGCGACATGGTGCGCCGCTTCCGGGAGAACGGCGGCGGCGACAAGCCCGCGCAGGGCGGCTTCAAGGCGTGCTTCGCGCCGACCGAGGACGAGGCGGTGGAGATCGCCTACCGGCGCTGGCCGAACGCGGGCGTGCCGGGCGAGCTGTCCCAGGTGCTGCCGTCGCCGAAGCACTTCGAGCAGGCGTCCGAGATGGTGCCGAAGGACAAGATGCGTGAGGCGCACGTCTGCGGCAGCGACCCGGAGGCCCACCTGGAGCAGATCTCGGCGTACGCGAAAGCCGGCTTCGACGAGGTCTACGTGTCCAACATCGGGCCGAACTGGGCGGGCTTCTTCGACCTCTACCGGGAGAAGGTCTTCCCCGCCCTCAAGAACTGA
- a CDS encoding GNAT family N-acetyltransferase, translating to MGAEVRDNAAESRFEIVVDGAVAGFAAYRVRDDALIFTHTEVEPGHEGQGLGSTLAAGALDAARERGATVIPRCAFIKAYIERHPDYQDLVA from the coding sequence ATGGGTGCCGAGGTACGGGACAACGCGGCCGAGAGCCGGTTCGAGATCGTCGTCGACGGCGCGGTCGCCGGGTTCGCGGCCTACCGGGTGCGCGACGATGCGCTGATCTTCACGCACACCGAGGTCGAGCCCGGTCACGAGGGTCAGGGCCTCGGGTCCACGCTGGCCGCCGGTGCGCTGGACGCGGCCCGGGAGCGCGGCGCCACCGTGATCCCGCGGTGCGCGTTCATCAAGGCCTACATCGAGCGCCACCCGGACTACCAGGACCTGGTCGCCTGA
- a CDS encoding cysteine desulfurase-like protein, protein MSFDVDAIRSRYPALAEGYLHFDNAGGSQVAAPVADAVAATMRAAVSNRSPAFEPGRRSGEIVAAARHALADLLGAAPQGVVLGPSATALTYRVARALADTWRPGDEIIVSRLDHDANVRPWVQLAARAGAVVRWAEFDRATGDLPAGQFTELIGERTRLVALTAGSNANGAVPDVDAITAIARAAGALTYVDGVHSTPHVLTQTTADFYVTSAYKWSGPHLAAVAADPALWERLRPMKLAPSSEAVPDRFELGTPGFAQLAGVTAAVEHLADLASSSGPDRRSRLRASFAEIQRYETGLLTRLLDGLAALPGVTVLPAPRRRCPTVSFRLADQAPARTAALLGDRNICVSAGDYYAYEFFEALGLRDGGGAVRASIYHYNTADEVDTLLNALSELQG, encoded by the coding sequence ATGTCGTTCGACGTCGACGCGATCCGTTCCCGCTATCCCGCCCTGGCCGAGGGCTACCTGCACTTCGACAACGCGGGCGGCAGCCAGGTCGCCGCGCCGGTCGCGGACGCGGTCGCGGCCACCATGCGCGCGGCCGTCTCCAACCGCAGTCCCGCGTTCGAGCCCGGCCGCCGTTCCGGCGAGATCGTCGCGGCCGCCCGGCACGCGCTGGCCGACCTGCTCGGCGCCGCGCCGCAGGGTGTCGTGCTCGGGCCGAGCGCCACCGCGCTGACCTACCGGGTGGCCCGCGCGCTAGCGGACACCTGGCGGCCGGGCGACGAGATCATCGTCTCCCGGCTCGACCACGACGCGAACGTACGCCCGTGGGTGCAGCTCGCGGCGCGGGCCGGCGCGGTCGTGCGCTGGGCCGAGTTCGACCGTGCCACCGGCGACCTGCCGGCCGGGCAGTTCACCGAGCTGATCGGTGAGCGGACCCGGCTGGTGGCGCTGACCGCGGGCAGCAACGCGAACGGCGCGGTGCCGGACGTGGACGCGATCACCGCGATCGCCCGCGCCGCCGGTGCGCTGACCTATGTGGACGGCGTGCACAGCACGCCGCACGTGCTGACCCAGACGACCGCGGACTTCTACGTGACCAGCGCGTACAAGTGGTCCGGCCCGCACCTCGCGGCGGTCGCGGCCGATCCGGCGCTGTGGGAGCGGCTGCGGCCGATGAAGCTGGCGCCGTCGTCCGAGGCGGTGCCGGACCGGTTCGAGCTGGGCACCCCGGGCTTCGCGCAGCTGGCCGGCGTGACCGCGGCGGTCGAACACCTGGCCGATCTCGCCTCGTCCTCCGGGCCGGACCGCCGCAGCCGGCTCCGCGCCTCGTTCGCCGAGATCCAGCGGTACGAGACCGGGCTGCTCACCCGGCTGCTGGACGGCCTGGCCGCGCTGCCGGGCGTGACCGTGCTCCCGGCGCCGCGGCGGCGCTGCCCGACCGTGTCGTTCCGGCTGGCCGACCAGGCACCGGCCCGGACCGCGGCGCTGCTCGGTGACCGGAACATCTGCGTGTCGGCCGGCGACTACTACGCCTACGAGTTCTTCGAGGCGCTCGGCCTGCGGGACGGCGGCGGCGCGGTACGCGCGTCGATCTACCACTACAACACCGCGGACGAGGTGGACACGCTGCTGAACGCGCTGTCCGAGCTACAGGGCTAG